A genome region from Setaria italica strain Yugu1 chromosome III, Setaria_italica_v2.0, whole genome shotgun sequence includes the following:
- the LOC101773460 gene encoding 54S ribosomal protein L37, mitochondrial translates to MAMSWTRGLKHVVAPRHTAQLVESRGLAIASKAKKGGKGGADAAKTPALSKELKSSTVFGANILKEGSDPKIQADSEYPEWLWHLLEKRPVLSELRRKDPKTLPYEDLKRFVKLDNRSRIKENNALTAKN, encoded by the coding sequence ATGGCAATGTCTTGGACAAGAGGGTTAAAGCATGTTGTTGCTCCGAGGCATACGGCTCAACTGGTAGAGAGTAGAGGTCTTGCCATTGCAAGCAAGGCAAAGAAGGGTGGAAAAGGTGGCGCTGATGCTGCCAAAACTCCTGCCCTTAGCAAAGAGCTTAAGAGTTCAACAGTTTTTGGGGCAAACATCCTCAAGGAAGGTTCAGATCCGAAAATTCAAGCAGACTCTGAGTATCCCGAGTGGCTGTGGCACCTCCTTGAGAAGCGTCCTGTGCTAAGTGAGCTGCGGAGGAAAGATCCCAAGACACTCCCTTACGAAGACCTGAAGCGTTTTGTCAAATTGGACAACCGATCTCGGATCAAGGAAAACAATGCTCTCACTGCTAAGAATTGA